The Cystobacter fuscus DSM 2262 DNA segment CTCTTCTCCTCGACCGCATCGCTGATCGGCTCTCCCGGACAGGCCAACTACGCCGCGGCGAACGCCTTCCTCGATGCGCTGGCCCACCTGCGGCGCTCGCGTGGCCTGCCGGCGCTCAGCCTCAACTTCGGGAGCTGGGGAGAGGTGGGCATGGCCACCACGGACGAGCGACGAGGGGGGCGGCTCGCGGAGCGCGGCATGGCGCCCATGTCCGTCGAGGAGGCCCTGGCGGCGATGGCCCTCACTCTCGCCGACGGCCCCGTCACCCGCGGCATTGCCCGCCTCGATGCGGAGCGGTGGGGGAAGAGCCACCCGTCCGTGGCGGCCTCCTCCCTGTTCCGCGGCCCGGTCGCCCAGGAAGAGGAGCGCGTCGTGGACAAGGCGCCGCGCAAGCTGCGCGATGCTCTGCTCTCACTCGATAGCTCCGAACGGCACGGCGTGTTGGTGGCTCGCCTCAAGGAAATGGTGGGGGAGGTGAGCCGCAACCCTCCGGAGCGCTTCTCCTCCAAGGACACGTTCGACTCCCTGGGGTTCGACTCCATCATGGTGCTCGAGCTGAGGGACATGGTGATGGGGGAACTCGAGGTGAGCTTGCCACTCAAGAGTTTTGTCGATGAGCGCTCCATCGAGCAGGTGACGGTGGAGTTGCTGGAGAAGCTCGCCGTCGCGAGCGTGCTCGGCGCGGCCTCCTCGGAGCGTCCTGACTCGAAGCGGGTGCTGCTATGAACCTGGGAGAACTCCTTCAGGAGTTGGCCCACCACGGCATCAAGCTGTCGGTGGAAGGCGAGAACCTGGCGGTCGACGCCCCCTCCGGCGAAATCCCAGCAGGGCTGCGCGAGAAGCTCGTGGCGAACAAGGCGGCGCTGCTGGCCCTCCTGGCCGAGCAGCACGCGCCTCTGGCGGACTCCCCACCGCAAGCCGTGCCCCGGCCCGAGGAACGGTACGAGCCGTTCCCCATGACCGAGATCCAGCAGGCCTATAGCGTGGGCCGGCAGGCAGGGCTCGAGATGAACGCGGCGATGCACGCGTTCAACGAGATAGACTGTAGCGAGCTGGATCTGGCGCGTTTCGAGGAGGCCTGGAACCAGGTCATCGCCCGCCACGAGATGCTGCGCGCGGTGGCGCTCCCCGAGTTCCAGCAACGCATCCTGCCCACCGTCCCGCGCTACCAGATCCCGGTGGAGGATCTGCGCGGATGGAGCCAGGAGGAGGCGGAGGCGCGGTTCCTGGCCATCCGCGAGCGGCTGTCCCAGCAGGTGCTGTCACTCGAGCAGTGGCCCTTGTTCGAGCTGCGCGTGTGCCTGCTCGACAACGGCCGGGCGCGCCTCTTCATGAGCGTCGATGGAACCTTCATCGACGGCTACAGCTTCCAGATCCTCTATCGGGAGCTGGTGCACTTCTACAAGCACCCCGGGGTGCCTCCCACGCCCGCGCGGCTCGAGCTGTCGTTCCGGGACTACGCGCTGGCCGTGCATCAGGCGCGTGGAGCGCGCCATGCGCGGTCCCTGGAGTACTGGCGGTCCCGCCTGCCCAACCTCCCACCGGCGCCGGATCTCCCACTCGAGCGGGATCCCAGCACGCTGCGGCGTCCCCGCTTCCGCCGCTGGTTCGAGCGCCTGGAGCCCGAGGTGTGGCAGCGCCTCAAGCAGCGCGCGCGCGCGCGCCGCCTGACGGAGCCGGAGTTGCTGCTGGCGGCCTATGCCGAGATCATCGCCCGCTGGAGCCGGAGCCCCCGCTTCACGCTCAACGTCCCGCACTTCAACCGCCTGCCGATCCATCCGCAGGTCAATGACATCATCGGGACCTTCGCCAGCTTCACCTTGATCGAGGTGGATCACCGGCCGGAGCGCAGCTTCACCGAGCGGGCGCTGGCGATCCGTGAGCAGCTCCTCCTCGCGCTCGAGCACCGCGAGGTGAGCGGCGTCGAGCTGCTGCGAGAGCTGTTCCGGCTCCAGGGCAAGATCTCCGGCGCGATCATGCCGGTGGTCATGACGAGCTTCGCCTCCCACTCCAAGAGCCGGGACTCCCACTGGGTCGACTTCCTGGCGAACGAGTTCGGCGAGCTCATCGAGGCGCTCACCCAGACACCCCAGGTGTGGATTGATCTGCAGATCGTCTACCAGCAGGGCGGCGTCTTCCTGAACTGGGACGTGGCGGAGGAGCTGTTCCCGCCCGGCATGATCGAGGACATGTTCGCCAGCTTCTGCGCGCTGCTCCGCCGCCTGTCGGAGGACGACGGGGCCTGGGAGCAGGGGGGCGTGGACACCTTGCCCGCCCGGCAACGCGAGCTGTTCTCTCGTGTCAACGGCACGGTCCGCCCGCTGAGCGGACAGCTGCTCCATACCGGCTTCTTCCGGAATGCCGCCGCGCGGCCGGAGGCGCTGGCGCTGGTCTCGTCGACCGTCTCGCTGAGCTACGGCGAGCTGGCCCGTCGCTCCAGCCGGCTCGGGCACGCGCTGCGTGAGCGAGGGACCGCGCCCAACCGCATCGTCGCGGTGGTGATGGAGAAGGGGTGGGAGCAGGTCGTGGCCGTGCTGGGAATCCTGAGCTCCGGCGCGGCCTACCTGCCCATCGACGCCGGGCTGCCGCTCGAGCGCCGCTCCTACATGATGGAGAACAGTGGCGCCACGTGGGTGGTGACCCAGCCGAAGTTCGCCCAGGAGCCGTGGCCGGAAGGCACCCAGGTCCTGGTCATCACTCCCGAGGCCTTCAGCGAGTACAGCGATGCGCCGCTGTCGCCCGTGCAGCGCCCCGAGGACCTCGCGCACATCCTCTACACCTCGGGCTCCACGGGCCAGCCCAACGGGGCGATGCTCACCCACGCGGGGATGGTCAACGCGATCGAGTGGACGAACCGGAAGTTCGGCGTGGGGCCGGACGACCGACTCATCGCCCTCAGCGCGCTCCATCATGACTTCTCCGTCTATGACATCTTCGGGATCCTGAGCGCGGGCGGCGCGATGGTGATGCCGGGCGCCTCCACGCGCCGCGATCCCTCGCACTGGGCCGAGCTCATGGCCCAGCACGGCGTCACGATCTGGAGCACCGTGCCGGCGATGATGGAGATGCTGCTGACGTACCTCGAGGGAGGCAACGTCCGGCTCTCCTGTCCGCTGAGGCACGTGATGCTCGGCGGAGACTGGATCGCCGTCACCATGCCCTCGCGGCTGCGAGCCCGATTCGGCGATGTGAAGGTGGTGAGCGTCGGAGGCCCGACCGAAACCTCGCTGTGGAACATCACCCACCCCGTGGTGGAGGCGGACGAGCGCCGCCGCAGCATCCCGTACGGAAAGCCGATCCCCAATACGAAGTACTACGTGCTGGACGAGCATCTGGACGAGCGGCCCATCTGGGTACCGGGCGAGCTGTGCTGCGCGGGCATCGGCGTGGCGAAGGGCTACGTCGGCGCGGGGGCGGGCTCGAAGAAGTTCACCGTCCATCCGCGCACCGGGGAGCGCATCTATCGCACGGGCGATCTCGGGCGCTACCTGCCCGACGGGACCATCGAGTTCCTGGGTCGCGTCGACTTCCAGCTCTCCATCCGGGGCCAGCGCATCGAGCCAGGCGAGATCGAGGCCGCCCTGTTGCAGGAGCCGAGCATCCAGGCGGCCGTGGTGGGGGCCGTTGGCGAGCACCATGAGAAGCGGCTCGTCGCCTATGTCGTCCCCGTGGAGGTGAAGCGGGGAATCGACACCCAGCGGATCCGCGCGTTCCTGGCGCGCAAGCTGCCGGAGCACATGGTGCCGGCGACCTATGTCGTGCTGGAGGCCCTGCCGCTGACCCGCAACGCCAAGGTGGATCGTCGGATGCTGCCGCATCCGGATCAGGTCCCCCAGGCGAAGAAGAGCGTGGAGCGCAGCCCGGCGGTCGCTGGAGGCGGCGGCGAGACGCGAGCGCTCCAGCGTTCCCTGGCGAAGGTGGTGGGAGAGGTGTTCGGCGTCCCGGAGGTCCCCCCGGAGCGGAACTTCTTCGAGCTCGGTGCCAACTCCGTCCACCTGGTCAAGCTTCACCTCCGACTCAAGGAGGAACTGGGCGTCCTGGTCCCCGTCGTGGATCTGTTCGGGCACCCGACCGTTCGGGCGCTCCTGGAGTATCTCGGCGCCACCGGAGCGGAGCTGAAGCCCGAGGCGAGCAGCGAGCCCGAGGTGGAGGCGCCGCCGAAGCAGGAGGGTCAGGACATCGCCATCATCGGGATGGCCGGCCGCTTCCCCGGGGCCGCGAACCTCGAGCAGTTCTGGCGGAATCTGGTGGAGGGAGTCGAGTCGATCAGCACCTTCACCGATGACGAACTGCTGGCCGCTGGCGTGAGCGCGGCCGCGTTCCAGGATCCCCGCTACGTTCGCGCGTCGGCGGTGGTGGATGGCTTCGACCAGTTCGACGCCGACTTCTTCTCGTTCACGCATCGCGAGGCGCGCTCGCTGGATCCCCAGCAGCGCGTATTCCTGGAGTGTGCCTGGGAGGCGCTCGAGCACGCGGGCTATCCGCCCAATGGCTGCGAAGCCGTGGTCGGCGTCTACGCGGGCAAGAGCGTGAGCCACTACCGCTATCCCTACCCGGATCTGACGCGGCCGATCAGCTTCTTCCAGGACCTGGTCACCCAGGACAAGGACTTCCTGGCCACTCAGGTCTCCTACAAGCTGGATCTGCGTGGGCCGAGCGTCAATCTCCAGACGGCCTGCTCGACGTCGCTCGTCTCCATCTCGGCCGCCTGCGATGCGCTGCTCAATGGGAGCTGCGACATGGCGCTCGCGGGTGGAGTGGCGCTCAAGGTTCCCCATCGAGTGGGGTATCTCTTCGAGGAGGGCAGTGTCTTCTCCGGAGACGGCCACTGCCGGCCCTTCGACTCGAGGACCAGCGGCACGGTTCCCGGGAGCGGGGCGGGAGTCGTGGTCCTCAAGCGCTTGAGTCAGGCTCGCGCGGATGGTGATCGGATCCTCGCGGTCATCAAGGGGAGCGCGGTCAACAACGACGGGCATCGCAAGGTCGGGTTCATGGCACCGGGCCTCCGGGGCCAGGTGGACGTGGTCCGGGGGGCGCTCCAGCGGGCGGGAGTCGACCCACGGACGGTCTCGTACATCGAGGCGCACGGAACGGGGACCGCGCTCGGCGATCCCATCGAAGTGGCCGCGCTGACCCAGGTGTTCGGAGCGGAGGGGACGCCCCGGTCGTGCGGGCTCGGTTCGGTGAAGAGCAACATTGGCCACCTCGACAGCGCCGCGGGGATCGCGGGGCTCATCAAGGTCGTGCTGGCGCTCCAGCACCGCACGCTGCCGCCCTCGCTCCACTTCGAGCAGCCGAACCCGCGGATCGACTTTCAGCGGAGCCCCTTCTACGTGGTCAACGAGGCCACGCCCTGGGTGGTGGAGAACGGCCCTCGCCGCGCGGGGGTCAGCTCCTTCGGGATTGGCGGCACCAACGCCCACGTCGTGCTGGAGGAGGCGCCCCCATCGTTGGTGGAGGCCGGAGAACCACGGGTGGACCGCTCCCGGCATGTCCTGGCGCTCTCGGCGCGGAGCGAGGCGGCGCTGTTGCAGCTCGCGGGGCACTACCGGGCGCTGCTCGAGGGCTCCGAGGTGTCACTCGCGGACGTGTGCTTCTCGGCGAACACCGGCCGCACCGCCTTCGAGCATCGGCTCTCCGTGGTGGGGTCGGATCGCCGCCGTGTGGCCGAACTCCTGGGCGCGGCGGAGCGCAAGGAGGCGCACCCGGGGCTGGTGCAGGGGACGATCGATCCGAAGCAGTCGGCGAAGGTCGCGTTCCTGTTCTCGGGGCAGGGCTCGCAGTACGTCGGGGCCGCGCGCGAACTCTACCAGGTGCATCCCGGCTTCCGCCGGCGCATCGATGCGTTCGATGAGCTGCTCCGGGCGTATTGGGATCGCTCCCTGCTCTCCGTGCTCTATGCGGAGCCGGGGCAGGCCTCGCCCATCGATCAGCTCGACTACGCCCAGCCGGTGATCTTCGTCCTCGAGTACGCGCTGGCCGAGCTGTGGATGTCCTGGGGCATCCAGCCGGATGTCCTGCTCGGCCACAGCACCGGTGAGCTGGCGGCGGCCTGCATCGCGGGGGTGTTCAGCGTCGAAGACGGGCTGAAGCTGGCGGTCCATCGCGGCCGTCTCATCAACAAGCTCCCCGCGGGCGGCAACATCGCGGTCTCCGCGGGCGAGGCGGAGATGCGCGAGCTCCTGTCCCGTGGCGGTTGGACGAGCTCCATCGCGGCACTCAACAGCCCCGACAACGTGGTCATCTCCGGTGTTCCTGGTGAGATCGACGCACTGGCCCATGAGCTGGAGGAGCGGGGCTTCAAGGTGAAGCGCCTGAACATCCCGCGCGCCGCCCACTCGGCCATGGCGGAGGCGATCCTGCCGGAGTTCAGGGCCGTCGCCTCCACGATCCGCTACTCGCGCCCCTCCATTCCGATGATCTCGGGAATGACCGGCGAGTCCATCACGGAGGGCATCACCGATCCGGAGTACTGGTGCAGCCAGATCCGGAATCCCGTGCGCTTCGCGGATGGGGTGGCCTCTCTGCACCGGGATGGAATCCGGGTGTTCGTCGAGATCGGCCCGAAGGCGACCCTGCTCGGAATGGCGGCGCGGTGCCTGCCGGAGGGAGAGGGCACATGGCTGCCCAGCCTGCGACAGGATGATGGGGGCTGGCAGCAGATGCTCGAGAGCCTCTCGGGGCTGTTCGTCCGAGGCGCCCGGGTCGACTGGGCGGCCTTCGATGCCAGCTACTCGCGGCGCAAGGTGGCGATTCCGACCTATCCCTTCCAACGTCAGCGGTTCTGGGAGGAGGGGGCCGGGCTGCAGCGCCCCAACGGCAGGAGCATGTCCCAGGCGGAGCACCCGCTGCTCGGAAACAGGGTGCCGCTCGCGGTCCTCGAAGCCGGCGAGCTGTTGTTCGAGACGACGCTCGGGCCCTCGGCGCCGGGCTTCCTCGGGCAGCATCGCGTCTTTGGCACTCCCACCCTCCCGGCCACCGCCTACGTCGAGATGGCACTGGCCGCGGGAGCGAGTCTGCTCGGGACGCGAGAGCTGGGTTTGACGGGCTTGTCCATCCTCGGTGCGATGACCTTTCCGCGTGACTCCGAGCGGAGGGTCCAGTGCGCGGTGAAGCGCACGGAGAACGGCCGGGCCGAGGTCCGGATCTTCAGCCGTGCCGTGGATGGCACGGAAGAGGGTTGGAGCCTGCACGCCACGGGGATCCTGTCGGTCTCGCGCGAGGACGAGACGCCCGCCGCCGAGCAGTCGTTCGAGGGAGTGCTCGCGGAGCTGCGGGCCGCGCCCCTGGTCGAGAACTACTACCAGAGGGCCCAGGACTTCGGCGTCGACTTTGGTCCGGAGTTCCGGGGCCTCACGGAGCTGCGTCAGGCCGGGGAGCAGCTCCTGGGTCGCATCGAGAAGCCCGCGGAGCTGGGGAGCAGCGGCGCCTGGTTCGCGCATCCCGCCCTGCTGGATGCCTGTCTCCAGGTGGTGGGCGGCGCCTACCCGGACTCCGACGGCTCCGAGCTCTACGTGCCCATGAACATCGAGAGCCTCGTGCTCTCGGGAGGGCTCGAGGACGGAGTGTGGAGCCACGCAGTGGTGCGGCCGCTCGACGAGGCCCGGAAGCGCCTGCGCGCCGACGTTCATCTCTTCGGTGGCGATGGGCGGTTGCGGGCGCGGGTGCGGGGACTCGAGCTCCAGCGCACGAGCCGGGAAGCGCTGAGCGCGGCGGTCGCGACTTCGCTGGATGACTGGCTCTATGAGCGCCGGTGGGAGCCGCTCGCCCTGGAGGGCACCGCCCCCACCTCGCCGGTCGGTGGCAGTGGGCCCTGTCTGATCCTCGCGGATCGCGCGGGGCTCGGGCGCCAGCTCGCGCGAGAGCTCGAGCGGGACGGACGGACCTGTTTCCTCGTGTTCCAGGGCCCGGTGGCTCGCCGGATCGACGAGACGAGCTTCGAGGTGCCGGGAGAGCCTGCGGCGCTCGCCGAGGCGTTGCGTGCGTTGGACCTTCCGGGCTCGCTCTCGGATGCCATCCTGCTGTGGGGGCTCGACGGTCCCGATGCGGAGCGCCTGGAGGAGGAGAATCTGGGCCAGGCCGCGCTGCTGGGGTGTGGCGGCGGCCTGGGGCTCCTGCAGTACTTGATCGGACGTGGTTACTCGAATGCGGTGTGGCTGGTCTCCCGCGGCGCGCAGCCCGTGGCGACGGGGCAGCCGCTCCCGGGGATTGCCCAGTCGCTGCTCTGGGGGATGACGCGGCCCCTCGCCATCGAGGCCTCCGAGCTGGACTGCCGCTGTGTCGATCTCGATCCGCGGGGAGAGGCGAAGACCCAGGTCGACGCGCTCGTGCAGGAGATTCGCCGCCGCTCCAAGGTGGCCGACAACCAGGTGGCCTGGCGTGACGGACGCTACGTCGCCCGGCTGCGCAGGGCCGAGGCGCGCACGCTGGTGGCCTCGCCCGTGGCGCGGACGGAGCTCTTCCGTCCTGATCGGAGCTACCTCGTGGCCGGAGGGCTCGGACGGCTGGGACTGCTGACGGCGGAGCTCCTGGTGCACCGGGGTGCGCGCAACCTCGTCCTGACCGGACGTGGCCCCGTGGGACCGGACGCGGCCGAGCGGCTGGCGCGCTTGCGCGAGCTGGGCGCCCGCGTCGAGTACCGACAGACGGACATCGCGGATTACGGCCAGCTCGCGGAGCTCCTCCGGGAGATCGCGCGGGAGATCGCGCCGCTGGGAGGCGTATTCCACTCGGCTGGCGTTCTCGACGACGGCGTGCTGCGGCAGCAGAGCTGGGAGCGGTTCGAGAAGGTGCTGCGGCCCAAGATGAGGGGTGCCTGGAACCTGCACCTGCTGACGGCGGGGCTCGCCCTCGAGCACTTCGTGCTGTTCTCGTCGGTGGCCTCGCTGGTCGGCTCCGCGGGCCAGGCGAACCACTGCGCGGCGGCGGCCTTCGAGGATGCACTGGCGCACCACCGCCGGGCCCTGGGGCTGCCCGGCTTGAGCATCAACTGGGGCGTGTGGGCGGGAGACGCGGGGGCCCGGGTCGATGTCAGCGAGCAGGCTCGCACCCCGGGGTTCGGGGTCATCCCGAAGCAGCAGGGGGTTCGCGCGCTCGAGGTCCTGCTCACGGCCCGGGTCGCGCAGGCCGGGGTCGCCGCGATCGACTGGGCGGTGTTCGGGAGTGGCCGGCCCGCGCCGTACGACGCGGAGCTGCGGCAGAAGGCCGGCGGACGGACGGTGGCCCGCGCGACGTTCCTGGAGAAGCTCGCGGAGGCGCCGGTCGCTCATCGCCGGAAGCTGCTGATGGACTACCTGCGCGAGCAGGTGGCCTGGATGCGGGGCCTGGGCTCCAGCGAGACGATCGACCCGGAGCAGGGCTTCCACGAGATGGGGATCGATTCCCTGGCGGCGCTGCAGCTCAAGAACCGGCTGCAGACCGGGCTTGGCCTCTCGCTGCCCGCCACGCTCGTCTTCAACTACCCCACGACCGAGAAGCTCGCGGAGCAGCTCGTGAACACGTTCATCCCCCTGGAGTTCGCACGGGAAGAAGCCCCCGGACCGATGGAGGATGTCCCGGCCGAACAAGCCCTCCAAGGCCTGAGCGAAGCCAACCTCGCCCACATGCT contains these protein-coding regions:
- a CDS encoding hybrid non-ribosomal peptide synthetase/type I polyketide synthase, whose translation is MNLGELLQELAHHGIKLSVEGENLAVDAPSGEIPAGLREKLVANKAALLALLAEQHAPLADSPPQAVPRPEERYEPFPMTEIQQAYSVGRQAGLEMNAAMHAFNEIDCSELDLARFEEAWNQVIARHEMLRAVALPEFQQRILPTVPRYQIPVEDLRGWSQEEAEARFLAIRERLSQQVLSLEQWPLFELRVCLLDNGRARLFMSVDGTFIDGYSFQILYRELVHFYKHPGVPPTPARLELSFRDYALAVHQARGARHARSLEYWRSRLPNLPPAPDLPLERDPSTLRRPRFRRWFERLEPEVWQRLKQRARARRLTEPELLLAAYAEIIARWSRSPRFTLNVPHFNRLPIHPQVNDIIGTFASFTLIEVDHRPERSFTERALAIREQLLLALEHREVSGVELLRELFRLQGKISGAIMPVVMTSFASHSKSRDSHWVDFLANEFGELIEALTQTPQVWIDLQIVYQQGGVFLNWDVAEELFPPGMIEDMFASFCALLRRLSEDDGAWEQGGVDTLPARQRELFSRVNGTVRPLSGQLLHTGFFRNAAARPEALALVSSTVSLSYGELARRSSRLGHALRERGTAPNRIVAVVMEKGWEQVVAVLGILSSGAAYLPIDAGLPLERRSYMMENSGATWVVTQPKFAQEPWPEGTQVLVITPEAFSEYSDAPLSPVQRPEDLAHILYTSGSTGQPNGAMLTHAGMVNAIEWTNRKFGVGPDDRLIALSALHHDFSVYDIFGILSAGGAMVMPGASTRRDPSHWAELMAQHGVTIWSTVPAMMEMLLTYLEGGNVRLSCPLRHVMLGGDWIAVTMPSRLRARFGDVKVVSVGGPTETSLWNITHPVVEADERRRSIPYGKPIPNTKYYVLDEHLDERPIWVPGELCCAGIGVAKGYVGAGAGSKKFTVHPRTGERIYRTGDLGRYLPDGTIEFLGRVDFQLSIRGQRIEPGEIEAALLQEPSIQAAVVGAVGEHHEKRLVAYVVPVEVKRGIDTQRIRAFLARKLPEHMVPATYVVLEALPLTRNAKVDRRMLPHPDQVPQAKKSVERSPAVAGGGGETRALQRSLAKVVGEVFGVPEVPPERNFFELGANSVHLVKLHLRLKEELGVLVPVVDLFGHPTVRALLEYLGATGAELKPEASSEPEVEAPPKQEGQDIAIIGMAGRFPGAANLEQFWRNLVEGVESISTFTDDELLAAGVSAAAFQDPRYVRASAVVDGFDQFDADFFSFTHREARSLDPQQRVFLECAWEALEHAGYPPNGCEAVVGVYAGKSVSHYRYPYPDLTRPISFFQDLVTQDKDFLATQVSYKLDLRGPSVNLQTACSTSLVSISAACDALLNGSCDMALAGGVALKVPHRVGYLFEEGSVFSGDGHCRPFDSRTSGTVPGSGAGVVVLKRLSQARADGDRILAVIKGSAVNNDGHRKVGFMAPGLRGQVDVVRGALQRAGVDPRTVSYIEAHGTGTALGDPIEVAALTQVFGAEGTPRSCGLGSVKSNIGHLDSAAGIAGLIKVVLALQHRTLPPSLHFEQPNPRIDFQRSPFYVVNEATPWVVENGPRRAGVSSFGIGGTNAHVVLEEAPPSLVEAGEPRVDRSRHVLALSARSEAALLQLAGHYRALLEGSEVSLADVCFSANTGRTAFEHRLSVVGSDRRRVAELLGAAERKEAHPGLVQGTIDPKQSAKVAFLFSGQGSQYVGAARELYQVHPGFRRRIDAFDELLRAYWDRSLLSVLYAEPGQASPIDQLDYAQPVIFVLEYALAELWMSWGIQPDVLLGHSTGELAAACIAGVFSVEDGLKLAVHRGRLINKLPAGGNIAVSAGEAEMRELLSRGGWTSSIAALNSPDNVVISGVPGEIDALAHELEERGFKVKRLNIPRAAHSAMAEAILPEFRAVASTIRYSRPSIPMISGMTGESITEGITDPEYWCSQIRNPVRFADGVASLHRDGIRVFVEIGPKATLLGMAARCLPEGEGTWLPSLRQDDGGWQQMLESLSGLFVRGARVDWAAFDASYSRRKVAIPTYPFQRQRFWEEGAGLQRPNGRSMSQAEHPLLGNRVPLAVLEAGELLFETTLGPSAPGFLGQHRVFGTPTLPATAYVEMALAAGASLLGTRELGLTGLSILGAMTFPRDSERRVQCAVKRTENGRAEVRIFSRAVDGTEEGWSLHATGILSVSREDETPAAEQSFEGVLAELRAAPLVENYYQRAQDFGVDFGPEFRGLTELRQAGEQLLGRIEKPAELGSSGAWFAHPALLDACLQVVGGAYPDSDGSELYVPMNIESLVLSGGLEDGVWSHAVVRPLDEARKRLRADVHLFGGDGRLRARVRGLELQRTSREALSAAVATSLDDWLYERRWEPLALEGTAPTSPVGGSGPCLILADRAGLGRQLARELERDGRTCFLVFQGPVARRIDETSFEVPGEPAALAEALRALDLPGSLSDAILLWGLDGPDAERLEEENLGQAALLGCGGGLGLLQYLIGRGYSNAVWLVSRGAQPVATGQPLPGIAQSLLWGMTRPLAIEASELDCRCVDLDPRGEAKTQVDALVQEIRRRSKVADNQVAWRDGRYVARLRRAEARTLVASPVARTELFRPDRSYLVAGGLGRLGLLTAELLVHRGARNLVLTGRGPVGPDAAERLARLRELGARVEYRQTDIADYGQLAELLREIAREIAPLGGVFHSAGVLDDGVLRQQSWERFEKVLRPKMRGAWNLHLLTAGLALEHFVLFSSVASLVGSAGQANHCAAAAFEDALAHHRRALGLPGLSINWGVWAGDAGARVDVSEQARTPGFGVIPKQQGVRALEVLLTARVAQAGVAAIDWAVFGSGRPAPYDAELRQKAGGRTVARATFLEKLAEAPVAHRRKLLMDYLREQVAWMRGLGSSETIDPEQGFHEMGIDSLAALQLKNRLQTGLGLSLPATLVFNYPTTEKLAEQLVNTFIPLEFAREEAPGPMEDVPAEQALQGLSEANLAHMLAEQLSKMN